A genome region from Ferrimicrobium sp. includes the following:
- a CDS encoding YlxR family protein has protein sequence MCVGCRRRRPTSELIRLAAYDGDVHLRAGHGRGAWLCSDSRRCAEETFRGGRLSKALRIPIPPARLARLKDSFGV, from the coding sequence ATGTGCGTGGGCTGTCGACGTCGACGGCCAACGTCGGAGTTGATTCGACTCGCGGCCTATGATGGCGATGTTCACCTACGGGCGGGACACGGCAGGGGCGCATGGTTGTGCTCTGACTCTCGACGGTGTGCCGAAGAGACATTCAGAGGCGGACGTTTGTCGAAGGCACTAAGAATTCCTATCCCCCCGGCTAGACTGGCTAGGTTAAAGGACTCCTTTGGTGTCTGA